A single genomic interval of Hafnia alvei harbors:
- a CDS encoding DsrE/DsrF/TusD sulfur relay family protein, with amino-acid sequence MQKIVLIANGAGYGQESLFNALRLAIAMKEQQGEIELKIFLMSDAVTSGLAGQKPHEGYNLQQMIEILTAQQVPFKLCKTCADGRGISTLPLIDGVEIGTLVELAQWTLAADKVLTF; translated from the coding sequence ATGCAGAAAATTGTTTTGATCGCCAATGGGGCCGGTTATGGCCAAGAATCATTGTTTAACGCGCTGCGCTTGGCTATTGCGATGAAAGAGCAGCAGGGCGAGATTGAGCTGAAAATCTTTTTGATGTCTGATGCTGTCACATCGGGTTTAGCCGGACAAAAGCCCCATGAAGGCTATAACCTCCAGCAGATGATTGAAATTCTGACGGCTCAGCAGGTGCCTTTTAAACTGTGTAAAACCTGCGCCGATGGCCGTGGAATCAGCACATTACCGTTGATTGACGGGGTTGAGATTGGGACGTTGGTTGAGCTGGCTCAGTGGACGCTAGCCGCAGACAAGGTGCTTACGTTCTAA
- the acrR gene encoding multidrug efflux transporter transcriptional repressor AcrR — protein sequence MARKTKEQAQATRLQILEAAVCEFSARGVSATSLTDIANAAGVTRGAIYWHFKNKVDLFNEVWNLTESKVSDLEIEYQAKYPDNPLRILREILIYILVATVDDPRRKALMEIIFHKCEFVGEMRSLADIRKILYLENFERIENVLRNCIECQQLPAELNTRRTAVMMRSYITGIMESWLFLPESFDLKEEASFMVDSFIDMIKYSEHLLHGAVSMPFEAPAYTVAMTPLNRGKS from the coding sequence ATGGCACGAAAAACCAAAGAGCAAGCTCAAGCAACCCGACTGCAAATACTTGAAGCGGCAGTATGTGAGTTTTCCGCACGCGGTGTGTCCGCTACCTCTCTAACGGATATTGCCAACGCAGCTGGTGTGACGCGTGGCGCAATTTATTGGCACTTTAAAAATAAAGTAGACCTTTTTAATGAAGTCTGGAACCTGACCGAATCAAAAGTCAGTGACTTAGAGATAGAGTATCAAGCAAAGTATCCAGATAATCCACTTAGGATTTTACGCGAAATCCTAATTTATATCTTAGTCGCAACCGTCGATGACCCACGCCGTAAAGCGTTGATGGAAATTATATTTCATAAATGCGAATTTGTCGGCGAGATGCGTTCTTTAGCTGATATTCGCAAGATTTTGTACCTCGAAAATTTTGAGCGCATCGAAAATGTGCTACGTAACTGTATTGAGTGTCAACAGTTGCCTGCCGAACTTAATACTCGGCGCACAGCGGTAATGATGCGTTCGTATATAACGGGTATAATGGAAAGCTGGTTATTTTTACCAGAAAGCTTTGATTTAAAAGAAGAAGCTTCATTTATGGTCGACAGCTTTATCGACATGATCAAGTACAGCGAACATCTCCTGCATGGCGCTGTTAGCATGCCGTTTGAAGCGCCGGCATATACGGTAGCGATGACGCCGCTGAACAGAGGGAAATCCTAA
- a CDS encoding efflux RND transporter periplasmic adaptor subunit: protein MNKNRGLTPLAAVLMFSGSLLLTGCNDENEQKGQQSAPEVGVVTLKAEPLNVTTELPGRTSAYRIAEVRPQVGGIILKRNFVEGSDIQAGSSLYQIDPATYQAAYDSARGDLAKAEAAANIAHLTVNRYKTLVGTKYISQQEYDTAVADARQADAAVTAAKAAVETARINLAYTKVTSPISGRIGKSSVTEGALVTSNQANALATVQQLDPIYVDVTQSSNDFLRLKEELANGTLEQEGGKAKAELVLENGQVYAQKGSLEFSDVTVDESTGSITIRAVFPNPKGDLLPGMFVRARLDEGIKNNALLVPQQGVTRNPRGEATVMLVGADNKVENRTVTAAQAIGDKWLVTDGLKSGDKVIVTGLQKVRPGVQVKVEEASAGNASTKDAAASEPKKS, encoded by the coding sequence ATGAATAAAAACAGAGGGTTAACGCCTCTGGCGGCCGTGCTAATGTTTTCTGGTAGTTTACTTCTTACAGGATGTAACGACGAAAACGAGCAAAAAGGTCAGCAAAGCGCACCTGAGGTGGGTGTTGTGACGCTGAAAGCTGAGCCGTTGAACGTCACCACTGAGCTTCCTGGACGTACATCTGCATATCGCATCGCAGAAGTTCGCCCTCAGGTTGGCGGTATCATCCTTAAGCGTAACTTCGTGGAAGGCAGCGACATCCAGGCCGGTTCTTCCCTGTATCAAATCGATCCAGCAACTTATCAGGCCGCTTATGACAGCGCACGTGGCGATTTGGCCAAAGCTGAAGCCGCCGCAAATATCGCTCACCTGACAGTCAATCGCTATAAGACATTAGTCGGTACTAAGTACATCAGTCAGCAAGAATACGATACAGCTGTTGCCGACGCGCGTCAGGCGGATGCAGCCGTTACCGCAGCAAAAGCCGCGGTAGAAACTGCACGTATCAATCTGGCTTACACCAAAGTCACTTCGCCAATCAGCGGTCGTATTGGTAAATCCAGCGTGACCGAGGGGGCTTTAGTGACCTCTAATCAGGCTAATGCGCTGGCAACCGTTCAGCAACTTGACCCGATTTATGTCGACGTGACTCAGTCAAGCAATGACTTCCTGCGTTTAAAAGAAGAGCTGGCTAACGGCACTTTAGAGCAGGAAGGCGGTAAGGCTAAGGCTGAACTGGTGTTGGAAAATGGACAGGTTTACGCACAGAAAGGCTCTCTGGAGTTTTCTGACGTCACCGTTGATGAAAGCACTGGCTCAATCACTATTCGCGCCGTGTTCCCGAATCCTAAAGGCGATTTGTTGCCTGGCATGTTTGTGCGCGCTCGTCTGGATGAAGGGATCAAAAACAATGCGTTGCTCGTACCTCAGCAAGGCGTCACCCGTAATCCTCGCGGTGAAGCAACCGTCATGTTAGTCGGTGCCGACAACAAAGTTGAAAACCGTACCGTAACCGCAGCGCAAGCCATCGGTGATAAATGGTTAGTGACCGATGGTCTGAAATCCGGTGACAAAGTGATTGTGACTGGCTTGCAGAAAGTTCGTCCAGGTGTGCAAGTGAAAGTAGAAGAAGCTTCTGCAGGGAACGCTTCAACAAAAGATGCAGCGGCTAGCGAACCGAAGAAGTCTTAA
- a CDS encoding efflux RND transporter permease subunit, with translation MAKFFIDRPIFAWVIAIIIMLAGTLAIMKLPVAQYPTIAPPAVSISAVYPGADAQTVQDTVTQIIEQNMNGIDNLMYMSSTSDSSGSVSITLTFQSGTDPDIAQVQVQNKLQLATPLLPQEVQQQGISVEKSSSSFLMVAGFISDDGSMSQDDIADYVASNIKDPISRSEGIGDVQLFGAQYAMRIWLDPNKLNNYQMTPLDVINQIKVQNNQIAAGQLGGAPPVPGQQLNASIIAQTRLQTPEEFGKILMKVQTDGSRVLLRDVAKIELGGENYNVIARFNGKPAAGLGIKLATGANALDAAEGVKKELAKLQPFFPASMKVVYPYDTTPFVKISINEVVKTLLEAIVLVFLVMYLFLQNIRATLIPTIAVPVVLLGTFAVLSAFGYSINTLTMFGMVLAIGLLVDDAIVVVENVERVMAEEGLPPKEATRKSMEQIQGALVGIAMVLSAVFIPMAFFGGSTGAIYRQFSITIVSAMVLSVLVAMILTPALCATMLKPIEKGSHGKTTGFFGWFNNMFDKSTEHYTNSVAGILRGTGRYLLIYLIIVVGMGLLFVRMPTSFLPDEDQGIALTMVQLPSGATQERTNKVLAQVTDYFLDKEKANVQSVFTVSGFGFSGQGQNNGLAFVSLKPWDERTGADNKVPAIIARATGAFSKIKDGLVFPFNLPAIIELGTATGFDFELIDQAGLGHEKLTEARNQLLGMAAQHPDTVVRVRPNGLEDTPQFKIIVDQEKAQALGVSISDINQTLSTALGGTYVNDFIDRGRVKKVYVQADAPYRMLPNDINNYYVRGDSGQMVPFSAFSSSKWEYGSPRLERYNGLPSMEILGEAAPGKSTGEAMALMEDLVTKLPTGIGFDWTGMSYQERLSGNQAPALYAISLIVVFLCLAALYESWSIPFSVMLVVPLGVIGALLAATMRGMNNDVYFQVGLLTTIGLSAKNAILIVEFAKDLMDKEGKGLIEATLEAVRMRLRPILMTSLAFMLGVLPLAISSGAGSGAQNAVGTGVMGGMVTATILAIFFVPMFFVVVRRRFNKGGEDIEHSHPVDHQVK, from the coding sequence ATGGCTAAGTTTTTTATAGATCGACCTATATTCGCCTGGGTTATCGCCATCATTATCATGCTGGCCGGTACGCTAGCGATTATGAAACTACCGGTGGCGCAATATCCAACGATTGCCCCTCCGGCGGTGTCGATCTCCGCAGTCTACCCTGGTGCTGATGCGCAGACGGTGCAGGACACGGTGACACAGATTATCGAACAGAACATGAACGGTATCGATAATCTGATGTACATGTCCTCTACCAGCGACTCATCGGGTAGCGTGTCGATCACGCTTACCTTCCAGTCTGGTACTGACCCGGATATCGCACAGGTTCAGGTGCAGAACAAATTGCAGCTAGCAACGCCGTTGCTGCCGCAAGAAGTTCAGCAACAAGGGATCAGCGTTGAGAAATCCAGTAGTAGCTTCCTGATGGTTGCTGGCTTTATTTCTGATGACGGAAGTATGTCTCAGGATGATATCGCCGACTACGTGGCTTCCAACATTAAAGATCCGATCAGCCGTTCCGAAGGGATTGGTGACGTACAGCTGTTTGGTGCTCAGTACGCGATGCGTATCTGGTTAGACCCAAATAAGCTGAACAACTACCAAATGACCCCTCTGGACGTGATCAACCAGATCAAAGTCCAGAACAACCAGATTGCAGCTGGCCAATTAGGTGGCGCTCCTCCGGTTCCTGGTCAGCAGTTGAACGCCTCAATCATTGCGCAAACGCGCTTACAGACACCGGAAGAATTCGGCAAGATCCTGATGAAGGTTCAAACCGATGGTTCTCGCGTGCTGCTGCGTGACGTAGCCAAGATTGAGCTAGGCGGCGAAAACTATAACGTTATCGCACGCTTTAACGGCAAACCTGCCGCAGGTCTGGGGATTAAACTGGCAACCGGTGCTAATGCACTGGATGCCGCTGAAGGGGTTAAAAAAGAGCTGGCTAAGTTGCAGCCGTTCTTCCCTGCCAGCATGAAGGTTGTTTATCCATACGACACCACGCCGTTCGTTAAGATTTCCATCAACGAAGTTGTGAAAACGTTGTTGGAAGCTATCGTGCTGGTGTTCTTGGTTATGTATCTGTTCTTACAGAACATTCGTGCAACCTTGATCCCAACCATCGCGGTTCCTGTGGTTCTGCTAGGGACGTTTGCTGTTCTATCCGCCTTTGGCTATTCGATAAACACCCTAACCATGTTTGGTATGGTGCTCGCGATAGGCCTCTTGGTGGATGACGCCATCGTTGTGGTGGAAAACGTTGAGCGTGTTATGGCCGAAGAGGGCCTACCACCAAAAGAAGCAACGCGTAAATCCATGGAGCAGATTCAGGGCGCCTTGGTGGGGATTGCGATGGTACTGTCCGCAGTATTTATCCCAATGGCATTCTTCGGTGGTTCAACCGGTGCGATTTATCGTCAGTTCTCCATCACTATCGTTTCCGCGATGGTGCTGTCAGTACTGGTAGCAATGATCCTGACACCGGCTCTGTGTGCCACCATGCTTAAACCGATCGAAAAAGGCAGCCATGGTAAAACCACCGGCTTCTTTGGTTGGTTTAACAACATGTTCGATAAGAGCACCGAGCACTATACGAATTCCGTTGCTGGCATTCTGCGTGGTACCGGTCGTTATCTGCTGATTTACCTGATTATCGTTGTCGGTATGGGTCTGTTGTTTGTCCGTATGCCAACGTCATTCTTACCGGATGAAGATCAGGGTATTGCTCTGACCATGGTTCAGTTACCGTCTGGTGCAACGCAAGAACGTACCAACAAGGTTCTGGCGCAAGTCACTGATTATTTCTTGGATAAAGAAAAAGCCAACGTTCAATCCGTCTTTACCGTGAGTGGCTTCGGCTTCAGCGGTCAAGGTCAGAACAACGGCTTGGCCTTCGTCAGCTTGAAACCTTGGGATGAACGTACCGGTGCAGATAACAAGGTTCCAGCCATTATCGCCCGCGCGACTGGCGCATTCAGTAAGATTAAAGATGGCTTGGTGTTCCCATTCAACCTGCCAGCAATTATCGAACTGGGTACGGCTACCGGCTTTGACTTTGAACTTATCGATCAGGCTGGCCTCGGCCACGAAAAACTGACCGAAGCACGTAATCAGCTGTTAGGCATGGCCGCACAGCATCCAGACACCGTGGTTCGTGTACGTCCAAACGGTTTGGAAGATACGCCGCAGTTCAAGATCATTGTCGATCAGGAAAAAGCACAGGCGTTAGGCGTTTCGATTTCAGACATCAACCAAACGCTGTCTACCGCGTTGGGTGGTACTTATGTGAACGACTTCATCGACCGTGGTCGTGTGAAGAAAGTTTACGTACAGGCTGATGCGCCATATCGTATGCTGCCAAACGATATCAATAACTACTATGTCCGTGGTGATTCAGGACAAATGGTACCGTTCTCAGCGTTCTCATCATCAAAATGGGAATATGGTTCTCCGCGTCTGGAACGATATAACGGCCTGCCATCCATGGAAATCCTTGGGGAAGCTGCACCGGGTAAAAGTACCGGTGAAGCAATGGCTCTGATGGAAGATTTGGTGACCAAGCTGCCTACCGGTATCGGTTTTGACTGGACAGGAATGTCCTATCAGGAACGCCTATCAGGTAACCAAGCTCCGGCGCTGTATGCCATCTCGCTCATCGTGGTCTTCCTATGCTTGGCTGCATTGTATGAAAGCTGGTCAATTCCGTTCTCCGTTATGCTCGTGGTTCCATTGGGCGTTATCGGTGCACTGTTGGCAGCAACGATGCGTGGTATGAACAACGACGTTTACTTCCAAGTAGGCTTGTTGACGACCATCGGACTTTCGGCCAAGAACGCCATACTTATCGTCGAGTTTGCTAAAGACTTGATGGATAAAGAAGGTAAAGGGCTGATTGAAGCGACGTTAGAAGCGGTACGCATGCGTCTACGTCCAATTCTGATGACGTCTCTGGCGTTTATGCTGGGTGTTCTGCCATTGGCTATCAGCTCCGGTGCCGGTTCTGGTGCACAGAATGCGGTAGGTACAGGCGTAATGGGCGGTATGGTTACTGCAACTATTCTGGCCATCTTCTTCGTACCGATGTTCTTTGTGGTCGTTCGCCGTCGCTTTAACAAAGGCGGTGAAGACATTGAACATAGCCATCCCGTTGACCATCAGGTGAAATAA
- a CDS encoding type B 50S ribosomal protein L31, producing the protein MKANIHPNYRTVVFHDTTADAYYKIGSTIQSDRTIELDGVSYPYVTLEVSSASHPYYTGKQKEFSKEGSAAKFQQRFGHFMTKKKPVEVN; encoded by the coding sequence ATGAAAGCCAATATCCATCCAAACTACCGCACCGTGGTTTTCCACGACACAACCGCAGATGCTTATTACAAAATCGGTTCAACAATCCAATCCGATCGCACTATCGAATTGGATGGGGTTAGCTATCCGTATGTCACGCTAGAGGTCTCTTCCGCTTCCCATCCTTATTACACGGGTAAGCAGAAAGAGTTTTCTAAAGAAGGCAGCGCAGCTAAATTCCAGCAACGTTTCGGTCACTTTATGACGAAGAAAAAACCTGTAGAGGTTAACTAA
- the ykgO gene encoding type B 50S ribosomal protein L36: MQVLSSLRSAKKRHPDCKIVKRHGRIFVICKSNPRFKAVQGGKKKR; this comes from the coding sequence ATGCAAGTCTTAAGCTCATTACGATCCGCAAAAAAACGCCACCCTGACTGCAAAATTGTAAAACGTCATGGCCGCATATTTGTTATCTGCAAGTCGAATCCACGCTTCAAAGCCGTACAGGGAGGAAAGAAAAAACGCTGA
- the tomB gene encoding Hha toxicity modulator TomB, whose protein sequence is MDEYTSYQHDITELKYLCNMLYNQGMEVLSDSHHGWVNDPTAVANLQLNELNEHIATFGLTFKIKYPKSSELTEILDEYLDETYSLFSNYSINEPELKKWLKAKGRILRYLAGEKPASALNF, encoded by the coding sequence ATGGATGAATACACGTCTTATCAGCACGATATAACAGAGCTGAAATACCTCTGCAATATGCTGTATAATCAGGGAATGGAAGTTCTGAGTGATAGCCATCATGGCTGGGTTAATGACCCAACTGCTGTAGCTAATCTGCAACTAAATGAATTAAACGAACATATCGCAACGTTTGGTTTAACGTTCAAGATTAAGTATCCAAAGAGTTCAGAATTAACTGAAATATTAGATGAGTATCTTGACGAAACTTATAGTCTGTTTAGTAATTACAGCATAAATGAACCAGAACTTAAAAAATGGCTTAAAGCAAAAGGCCGTATTTTGCGTTATTTAGCGGGTGAAAAACCAGCATCCGCGTTGAATTTTTAA
- a CDS encoding HHA domain-containing protein, with the protein MTKIDYLMRLRKCTTLDTLERVIEKNKYELSDDELETFYSAADHRLAELTMNKLYDKIPAEVWKYVR; encoded by the coding sequence ATGACTAAAATTGATTACCTTATGCGTTTACGCAAGTGCACAACGCTAGACACCCTAGAGCGCGTAATTGAAAAAAACAAATACGAACTCTCCGACGATGAGCTAGAAACATTCTACTCAGCCGCCGACCATCGTTTGGCCGAACTTACCATGAACAAACTGTACGATAAGATCCCTGCTGAAGTTTGGAAGTATGTACGTTAA
- a CDS encoding lysozyme inhibitor LprI family protein, with the protein MKKGLLAIVLFSCSLSVHAKTPLGKDIDAALALCKNAASATQDISDCYQTAMKAWDAELNKQYKSLLKDQSEVAQAKLKIAQRGWVKYKDDYFLAINAFYQQEQGTVWGLVAAETKLNVIKEKAIDLDRLRRSTDLSGE; encoded by the coding sequence ATGAAGAAAGGGTTACTGGCGATAGTGTTGTTTTCATGCAGTCTATCAGTACATGCCAAAACGCCTTTGGGCAAAGATATCGATGCTGCTTTGGCGCTCTGTAAAAATGCGGCTTCTGCGACACAAGATATTTCTGACTGTTATCAGACTGCGATGAAAGCGTGGGATGCTGAGTTAAATAAACAGTATAAATCATTACTCAAAGATCAATCCGAAGTTGCACAGGCAAAACTAAAAATCGCGCAAAGAGGGTGGGTTAAATACAAAGATGATTACTTTCTAGCGATAAATGCGTTTTATCAACAAGAGCAGGGGACTGTATGGGGCCTTGTCGCGGCTGAAACCAAGCTAAATGTGATTAAAGAAAAGGCTATTGACCTAGATAGATTGCGGCGTAGTACGGATTTATCAGGTGAATAG
- a CDS encoding MGMT family protein, whose product MPKDSPSIPEDNFRQRVLMSIHAIPFGKVATYGQIARLAGSSRAARQVGGILRKLPQGSSIPWYRVVNRSGNISLIGPDYVRQRTALQDEGVTFNASGVIDLALYGWDPSQL is encoded by the coding sequence ATGCCAAAAGATAGCCCATCGATACCTGAAGATAATTTTCGCCAACGTGTTTTGATGTCAATTCACGCTATCCCCTTTGGCAAGGTAGCGACATATGGACAAATAGCTCGCCTTGCGGGCTCCTCACGTGCGGCACGGCAGGTTGGTGGTATTTTACGCAAGCTCCCCCAGGGTTCCTCGATTCCTTGGTATCGCGTTGTCAATCGCAGCGGCAACATCTCTCTGATTGGCCCTGATTACGTACGTCAGCGTACCGCCTTGCAAGATGAAGGCGTCACCTTCAACGCTAGCGGCGTTATCGATTTGGCTCTTTACGGATGGGATCCGTCGCAGCTATAA
- a CDS encoding YbaY family lipoprotein — protein sequence MKLWKIVGGVLMTATVAGCSSNAADVPTPAPGNQVTADASQISGPAVRGSVNIRQRIALPPNAEVTVTLADVSLADAPARVLSQKVFRTDGKQPPYNFVLPFNPQDIQPNQRINLSAAIKVDGRLVFITDTLNEVVNNNAGTQKDLVLVPVSADGAATVLSEKKKVEGASPF from the coding sequence ATGAAACTCTGGAAAATTGTAGGTGGTGTACTGATGACCGCAACGGTTGCTGGCTGTTCTTCAAATGCCGCTGATGTTCCAACGCCGGCTCCGGGTAATCAAGTGACTGCAGATGCATCGCAGATTAGCGGCCCAGCGGTACGCGGTAGCGTGAATATTCGTCAGCGCATCGCTCTGCCACCGAATGCGGAAGTTACGGTCACTTTAGCCGATGTTTCTCTGGCGGATGCGCCTGCTCGTGTGTTGTCACAGAAAGTGTTCCGCACCGATGGCAAACAGCCACCTTATAACTTTGTTCTGCCGTTCAATCCTCAGGATATTCAGCCAAACCAGCGTATTAACCTGAGCGCGGCAATTAAAGTCGACGGTCGTTTAGTCTTCATCACCGATACCCTGAATGAAGTGGTGAATAACAACGCTGGCACGCAGAAAGATCTGGTCTTGGTGCCTGTTTCTGCTGATGGTGCAGCCACCGTGTTGAGCGAAAAAAAGAAGGTTGAGGGAGCATCACCTTTCTAA
- the tesB gene encoding acyl-CoA thioesterase II, translating to MSQALKNLLDLLDLEKIEEGIYRGQSEDLGLRQVFGGQVVGQALYAAKQTVPLERNIHSFHSYFLRPGDSSQPIIYDVENLRDGNSFSARRVKAVQHGKPIFYMTASFQTAEDGFEHQNVMPDVPAPESLKSESEIASSMAHLIPEAVREKFTCEKPLEMRPVSFHNPLMGKVEEPIRNVWFKANGEMPDDPRIHQYLLGYASDFNFLPTALQPHGKGFLEPGMQVATIDHSMWFHRPFRLDEWLLYAVESTSASGARGFVRGQFYNRAGELIASTVQEGVIRQRS from the coding sequence ATGAGTCAGGCATTAAAAAATTTACTCGATCTGTTAGATCTGGAAAAAATCGAAGAAGGGATCTATCGCGGGCAGAGTGAAGATCTTGGCTTACGTCAGGTTTTTGGCGGTCAGGTGGTTGGTCAAGCGCTCTATGCCGCGAAACAAACGGTGCCTTTAGAACGCAATATTCACTCCTTTCACAGCTATTTCCTCCGCCCCGGCGATAGCAGCCAGCCGATAATCTATGACGTTGAAAATCTGCGTGACGGCAATAGTTTCAGCGCGCGCAGGGTAAAGGCGGTGCAGCACGGTAAACCTATTTTCTACATGACGGCATCTTTCCAGACTGCAGAAGACGGTTTCGAACACCAAAACGTGATGCCCGATGTACCCGCGCCGGAATCATTAAAATCTGAGTCTGAAATTGCCAGTAGCATGGCGCACCTTATCCCTGAAGCCGTACGTGAAAAATTTACCTGTGAAAAACCGCTTGAGATGCGTCCGGTAAGTTTCCATAACCCTTTGATGGGCAAAGTAGAAGAGCCAATCCGTAACGTTTGGTTCAAAGCCAATGGCGAAATGCCTGACGACCCACGTATTCATCAGTACTTGCTGGGTTACGCGTCTGATTTCAACTTCCTACCAACCGCCTTACAGCCACACGGTAAAGGGTTCTTAGAGCCTGGCATGCAGGTCGCAACGATTGACCATTCGATGTGGTTCCATCGCCCGTTCCGCTTGGATGAGTGGCTACTTTATGCGGTCGAGAGCACCTCAGCGTCTGGCGCTCGCGGTTTTGTGCGTGGACAATTCTATAACCGAGCCGGTGAGCTGATTGCGTCTACGGTGCAGGAAGGCGTAATCCGCCAGCGTTCGTAA